The window GCGAGCCTCGCGATGTACGCCGTCGTCGTCGCCGTCCGGGAGCTCCTGGCGTTCGGCCCGGTCGTCGAGTTCGGCATCCTCGTCGTCGTCGGCGGCATCGCCTACGTGGCGGCCGTCTTCGTCCTCGACCGGGGATTTGGCTGGGGGCTGGAGCGCAACATCCGCAAGGCCCTCTCGTCGGTCGCCGGGTGACTTCGATAGCATGAAACCGGATTCCGTCGTAGCGAGCCAGCGATGAAGGGGCGTCTCCGGAAGCTGAAGCGCCTGCTCTCGCCGAACAGCGACCTGGCCTCCCAGACCGTCGTGGGCGGGATGTGGGTCGCGTTCACCAACGGCGGCGGGCGGGTGCTCCACCTCACGATGCTCGTCGTGCTGGCGCGCCTGCTCTCGCCGTCGGAGTTCGGGGTGTTCGGCATCGCGCTGCTGGCGCTCTCGGCACTCCAGCGCTTCTCCCAGCTGGGCATCAACGACGCGCTCGTCCAGCTCCCGGACGCCGACGTCGACGACTACCTTGACACGGCGTTCACGCTCCGGTTCATCCGGGGGGTGGTCATCGCCGCCGTCGCGTACCTCCTCGCGCCGCACGTCGCCAGCGTCTTCGGGGAACCGCGCGCCACCGCGCTCCTCCGCGCCGTCGTGTTCGCCACGCTGTTCCAGACGCTGAACAACCCGGGGACCATCTACTTCGAGAAGGACCTCGAGTTCCACAAGCAGTTCGCCTTCGTCATCAGTGGGACGTTCACGCGCGTCAGCGTCTCCATCGGCTACGCGCTGTTCGTCGAGGCGACCGTGTGGGCGCTCGCCGTGGGCTTTCTCGCCGGCAACTTCGTCCAGATGGTCGCCTCGTACCTCATCCACGACTACCGACCGTGGCCGGGGTTCGACGTGCCGAAGGCCCGCGAGATGGTCGGCTACGGGAAGTGGATCCTCGGGTCGGGCGTCGTCGCATTCCTCTTTCGCGAGGGCGACGACGCCCTCGTCGGCGTCCTCCTCGGGTCGGGGGCGCTGGGGCTGTATCAGCTCTCCTATCGCCTGTCGAACGCGCCCGCGACCGAGATCGCCCAGAGCGTCTCCCGGGTCGTCATGCCAGCCTACTCGAAACTGCAGGAAGACATCGAGGCGGTCCGCGAGGGATTCTTCCGGGCGCTCCGCCTCTCGACGCTGGTGTCCTTCCCGGTCGGCGTCGGTATTATCGTCGTCGCGCCGCCGTTCGTCGCGACGTTCCTCGGCGACCAGTGGACCGAGATGATCGTCCCGATGCAGGTGCTGACGGGCTTCGGCCTGCTCCGGTCGATTCGGTCGCCGACCTCGCCGCTGTTCAAGGCGCTCGGCCGGCCCGACTACATGACCAAGATACAGGCGGTCAGGCTCGCGGTGCTGGCCGTCCTCATCTACCCGCTGACGACGGCGTACGACCTCACGGGGACGGCCGCGGCGGTCCTCGTGACGGGGCTGGTCTCCGCGCCGCTGGGGGCCGTCCTCGCGGCTCGCCTCGTCGAGGACGACGTCACCTCGTTCGCCGCCATCCTGGCGTACCCCGCCCTCGGGAGCGCGGTGATGGGGGCTGCAGCGTGGACGGTCCGAGAGGGCGTCGCCGCGACGGGCCTCGGGTCGCTCGTGACGTTCGTGGCGACCGTGCTGACGGGCGTCGCCGTCTACGCCGCCGTGATGCTCGCGCTCGAACGGCGGTTCCAGTTCGGGCTCTCGGAACTGCTCGCACAGGTCAAGGGCGCGGCGGGCTGAGGGCCGGAATCGGAAGCGAGACCGGAACGGGAACCGGGGTCGACCGCGGGCGCACGCCCGGGTCGGTCAGTTCGCGGCGTTCGACTCGCCCTCGCCGTCCGCCCCGGTCTCAACGAGTCGGGCCGCGAGGTACGACAGGCCGACACCGACCAGCCACGCCGTCGCCGCGAGCGTCGCGTCCGCCGGCGAGAGCGCCAACAGCGGCATCATGACGACGCCACAGAGGGCGATGACCGCGAGCGTGAACCGCGCGTCGGTGTTCAGATTCGGCGACATGTATCGTCGAACAGGCTCCGGGGGTATAGTTAGAGTGTCTCTGACACACTTCGGTGTGGCGACCCGCGACCACTCAGGGTTCGGGCGTGACGAGCAGGTCACCCGCCTCGACCATCGCCGCCAGCGGGTTGTCCTCGATGTCGAGGGGGAGGTCGATCCGGCCGCGCCGCCGCGAGGACTCCCACGCGGCGAAGATGAGTTCCTCGGCGGCCAGCGCGCCGCCGGCGTGGAGTTCCGGCTCCCGGTCCTCCCGGAGCGAGTCGACGACGTCCTCGACGGCCAGGTCGAGGTAGCGCGGTTCGACCAGCAGGCGGCGGAGCGACTCGCGGCCGGGGAGTCGCTCGGGCAGACGAGCGGCGAGCGCCTTCCGGGCCACGCCGAGGCGGCCGGTCTGCGGACGATAGACGCCCGCCCCGCCCACGTCGACGGCTCGCCAGTCCCCCCCGTCGGTCCGCATCCGGAGCGTCGGCAGGTCGGCGTCGTCGTGGAGTTCGAGGACGCCCTCGCTCCCGACGAGGCGGAGATAACAGCCGACGAACTCCCGGCCGACGCCGGTGGCGGCCAGCCCGTAGACGCCGTTCTCGTAGCGCCACTGGACGACCGCCTGGTTCTCGTTGTGCGCGCCGAACCAGCGGTTCTCCTCGCGGTAGTCGACGTTGCCGAGCACCCACTCGACGGGCGCGTCCACGTAGTAGTTCGAGAGGTCGAAGGCGTGCGTCCCGGCGTCGAAGAGGTGCTCGCGGCTCCACTCGACCCGCCGCAGGTCGCCGACCGCCCCCGCGTCGAGGAGTTCCTTCGCGCGGCGGAACGGGCGACCGAACCGGAGCTGGTGGTTGATGGTGAGCTGGACCCCCTCACGCTCGCAGACCTCGGCCATCCGCCTGCAGTCGCCCCACGTGTCCGCCATGGGTTTCTCGCAGTGGACCGCCCGGACGTGCCCGCTCTCGGCACAGCCGACGACGATGTCGGCGTGGACACCGGGCGGGACGCAGACGCTCACCACGTCCGGTTCGACGGCGGCGAGCATCGCCTCGTAGTCCTCGAAGACGTGCTCGTCGGGGACGCCGAACTCGTCGGCGAACCGTCGAGCGTTCTCGGGGACGATGTCTGCACAGGCGGTCAGCCGGCACTCGTCGAGGCGCGCGTAGGCGCGCGCGTGTCGGTACGCCATCGCGAAGCCGTCCCGTCCGGGGGCGTCGGGTTCACCCGTGCCGATGAGGGCCACGTCGAGCATTACCCGGGACCAAACGTCCCCACTGCATGAGTATGGGCCGTCTACCGACCCCTCGCGGTCGAGTCACTTCTGCCGAACGGCGGCGCGTTCGGCCGTCGGACGCCGCGAACAGGCATAAGCAAGCTATTACAATGCCCTCGGGAGCACCACGTCGAGACATGAGTGGACGCCGTACCTGCTGTCCGAACCGCCCGTCGACTAGCCTCGCCCGGAGGACCGAATGACCCGCCCCGCGATTCAGCTGTACTCCCTGCGGGACCTCGACGAGCCGCTTCAGGACGTCATCCGCCGCGTTGCCGACGTGGGGTTCGAGGGCATCGAGTTCGCGACCCGGTTCGAGGACGCCGACGTCGAGGCCGTCGCGGACGCCATCGCCCAGACCGGCGTCGAACCGGTCGGCGCGCACATCGGCCTCGACGCCATCGAAGCCGACCCCGCGGAGGTCGCCCGCCGCTACTCGATGGTCGGCTGTGACCGCCTCGTCATCCCGCACCTCCCGCTCGCACACTACCGGACGCCCGACCGCGTCCGGACGCTCGCCCGCCGCCTCGACGCACTCGGGGCGCGACTGGCCGAGCACGACGCGCAACTCGTCTACCACAACCAGGTCCACGACTTCCTGCCCGTCGTGCGACCGGGGGCGCTCGGTCGCCTCCTCACGGCCGTCAACCCGCGCGCCGCGGGCAACAGCAAGCCCCGGACCGCCGTCGGCCTCCTCGGCGACCGACTCTACAGCAAGTACGCCAGCTACCCCCGCGACGTGGACGTCGAGCGGACGGCGTTCGGTCACCTCGTCGCCACCACGGACCCCGAGACGCTCCAGTTCGAGGTGGACGTCGGGTCGGTCGTCGCGGCGGGCTACGACCCGCGCGAGGTGCTGGAGTACGTCGGGACCCGGGCACCGCTCGTCCACGTGAAGGACGTCGCCGTCGACGGCCGACCCGGCCCCCTCAGCGACATGGAGTCGGTCGAACCGGGGACGGGACTGCTCGACATCCCCGCCGCCGTCGAGGCCGCCGAGGACATCGGCGCGGAGTGGGTCGTCTACGAACAGGACAGTCCCGCCGACCCCATCACCACGCTCCGCAACGGGGCCGACGCCCTCGCCCGGGCGACGGGCGTGGCTCGACTCGGCTGAGGACGCGACACGCGACTGTCTTCCCTCTTCCGTGCCACTCGTCCGACGTCGGGCGTCGCCACTCGGCGCAGATGTCCCGTGAGAACGACGCACCCGTCCGGGCGCGTCCCGACCGCCGCCGCGAGTCTCTCTTCCCGCCGGTTCAGTCCCGCAGAGTGAGCACTACCTTCACCACGCCGAGCACTGCCAGTTCGTGGACCCGGTCGGACAGGCCGCCGGTCGCGTCGTCCTCGCGCTCACTCCCTGGGGTTTCGTAGCTCCGGGTGAAGTCGAAGACGTCCGGGTGGAGGTCCCTGATGTCGGTCGCGTAGCGACGGCGGTAGCGGCGCTTGTGGAGGTACTGGCCGAAACTAACGGCGTTGTCGTGGTAGATGACGGGGTCGGGGGAGTACCGGATGGCCTCGCGGTCGTAGCCCGCCCGAACCGCCCGGTAGGTCAACTCGATGCCCTCGTGGCCCGCACGCCCGGTCAGGCGCTCGCTGAACCCGCCCAGTTCGAGGAAGGCCTCCCGGTCGACCGAGCAGTTCCCCTCGATGTTGAGGTAGTAGGGCGCCGGTTCGTCCCCGAGGTCGTAGTGCGACTGCAGGCGGTTGTAGACGCAGTCGGTCGCGGGGTGGACCCGACCGCGGACCGCGAACAGGTCGTTCTCGCGGTGCTCTCGCAGGTGTGAGGCCACGAAGTCCGGGGCCGGGACGGCGTCGTCGTCGAGGAACGTCACCACGTCCGCGGTGGCGAGGCGGGCGCCGACGTTCCGCCCGCGGGTGACGCCGAGGTTCTCGACGGCCTCCGCGTAGGTGCGCACGCTGTCGTACTGCCCGGCGACGTTTACGACCGGCCAGTCGGTCCCGTTGTCGACGACGAGCACCTCGAAGTCGTCGGTGGTCTGCCGGTCGAGCGCCGCGAGGAGCGCTCGCACGTCCTCGCGGTCGGTTCCGTAGGTCACGACGACGACGGAACAGGAGACGGCGGTCGCGGGAGCGAACTCGACGACTCGCTCGATGGCGTCGTCGTCGTTCGCCGGCAGGGGACGCGCCGGGGCGTCGTCGTCGGCCTGGTGGTCGGGGCGGGACTGCAGCACGGACATGGACTACTAATATACAGAGATAGTCATGAGAATGAATCGTATAATCGTACGCTCAGCGACAGTAGGTGGGTGCTACCCGCGTGTGGGTGGACGGGGCGGACACGCCACGAGAGGACACGACGCCAATAACTAACCCCACGTGCTCCGTCCCCCGGACGATGCGCTGGCACCGCACGGTGGCGACGGTCCCCCACGGACTGGTGGCGATTCTGCTCGTCGGGGCGGCCCTCCGGTTTTACGGCCTGGGGGCGGAGGCGCTCTGGACGGACGAACTCATCACGGTCGAGTTCGTCCGCGCGTACTCCCCCCTCGAACTGTTCGTCGCCATCCCGCTGAACCAGCCACACCTCCCGCTGTACTACGTGATCCTCGACCTCTGGGCCGCCATCGGTGGGTTCTCGGCGACGTGGCTCCGCCTGCTGTCGGCGGTGTTCTCCGTCCTCGCCATCCCCGTGATGTACCGCGTCGGCCGGGACCTGTTCGACCACACGGCGGGGATCGTGAGCGCGTTGCTGTTCGCACTCACGCAGTTCCAGGTGTACTACGCACAGGAGGTACGGATGTACAGCCTCGTCGCGTTGCTCTCGCTCGTCTCCCTCTCGCTGTACGTCCGCCTGCTCGGTCGCGGGGGGCGGTGGCGGGCGGCGGGCTACGCGCTCGCGACCATCGCGCTCGCCTACACGCACCCCTTCGGCGTGCTGGTCGCGTTCGCGGAGGGCCTGTACGTGCTGGCGGCGTTGCGGGCCGGCACGGTGCGCCTCGACCGGCCGCACCTCGGCGCGGCGGCTGCCGTGACGCTCGCGATTCTCCCCCTGCTCGCGGGGCTGGTGTACAAGCTCGCGAGCTTCGGCGGGGCGTCGGCGCTCCCCTACATCCCGCCGCCGACGCCCGCCGTGGTGTTCGCCGTCTTCACGGGCTACTTCGCGGAGACGTCCATCGAGGCGGCGGTCGCCTTCGTCGCCCTCCTGACCGGGGGGCTGCTCGTCCTCGGCGTCACGGACGGCCGTGTCACGGAGGCGCTCGACTCGAACCCGGCGACGGCACTCGGGACGCTCGCGGACCGCCTGTCGCCGACCGACGACCACGGCGTCCACCTGCTGGCCGTCTGGGTGCTGGCGACGTTCTTCCTGCCCATCGTCGTCTCCTACCTGCTCCTGCCAGTGTTCTGGCCGCGCTACACGCTCCCGGCGGCGCTCGGGTTCTACCTGCTCGTCGGACGCGGCGTCACCCGCGTCCGGCGCTCGCACCTGCAGGTCGGCCTCGTCGTGTTGCTCGTCGTCGCAGTCGCGCCCACGACGGCGTTCGAACTCACGACTGACACGAAAGAGCAGTGGGACGAGGCCACCGCGGACATCGAGTCGCGGGCCGACCCCGGGGCGCTGGTCCTCGTCAGCGACCTCATCACCGAACGCGGGGTCGAACACTACCGGACGCGCTCGGACATCCAAGTCGAGGGCGTGACCGCCGCCGGGTCGGGGACGGGCCGGGACCCCGTGACAGACGCGGAACTCGAGCGGACGCTCGCGGGCCACGACGAGGTGTGGCTCGTGCTCTCACACACCAACGAACGGTCCGACGAACGGTTGAAGGCCGCCGTGAGCGACGGGCGCGTGCTGAAATACGAGCGTAACTACGTCGGAATCGAGGTCTACCGCTACGAACGGCCCGATGACGGCGGATGACGGGAATCGACGGACTGACCCGCCGACCGGGTCTCGCCGGACTGTCCCAACAGCCGACTGGCAGTATTGAAACTGTTTCACCACGCCGGGAGTATCTCACACCTCTAAACACTCGTCGCGAGTGGGGTACGACACGGCCGACGGCCGTGGCGCTCCCGCCCGCAGGACGTGGGCGGCCACGGACGACACCGCCCGCCCGAGACACACCATGACCGCACAACTGACCGGGGCTCCAGCGCGGACCGACGAGCGACAGACGACGGACACTCTGTTCGTCTCCGTCATCGTCCCGGTGTACAACGACCCGGAAGGGGTACGCGTGACCTTGGAGTCGCTGACCGAACAGACGTACGGGAACTACGAGATCATCGTCGTCGACAACCGCTCGACGGACGATACCCGCGACGTCGCCGCCGAGTTCGCCGACCGGTTCGACACCGTGACGGTGCTCGACGAGCGCCGCGAGCAGAGTTCGTACGCGGCGCGGGTACGGGGCATCCGGTACGCCTCTGGCGACGTCTTCGCGTTCATCGACGCCGACATGACCGTCGAGCGCAACTGGCTCGACGCCGCTATCGAGCGGATGGACGACGACGGACTGGACTACATGGCGTGTAACGTCCAGCTGTACACGCCCGGCGAGGAATCGCTCGTCGGCAAGTACAACCGACTCAACGGGTTCCCTATCGACCGCTACATCTCCACGTTCCACTTCGCGCCGACGTGTTGCCTGTTCGTCCGCCGGGAGGTCATCGAGACGGTCGGACCCTTCGACACGCGCTTCGTCTCCAGTGGCGACCGGGAGTTCGGTCACCGCGTCCACGCGGCCGGCTTCGACCTCGGGTACGCCGAGGACGTCCCGATGTACCACCCGACGCGGACGACGCTCTCCGCACTCGTCAAG is drawn from Halomarina litorea and contains these coding sequences:
- a CDS encoding lipopolysaccharide biosynthesis protein, whose product is MKGRLRKLKRLLSPNSDLASQTVVGGMWVAFTNGGGRVLHLTMLVVLARLLSPSEFGVFGIALLALSALQRFSQLGINDALVQLPDADVDDYLDTAFTLRFIRGVVIAAVAYLLAPHVASVFGEPRATALLRAVVFATLFQTLNNPGTIYFEKDLEFHKQFAFVISGTFTRVSVSIGYALFVEATVWALAVGFLAGNFVQMVASYLIHDYRPWPGFDVPKAREMVGYGKWILGSGVVAFLFREGDDALVGVLLGSGALGLYQLSYRLSNAPATEIAQSVSRVVMPAYSKLQEDIEAVREGFFRALRLSTLVSFPVGVGIIVVAPPFVATFLGDQWTEMIVPMQVLTGFGLLRSIRSPTSPLFKALGRPDYMTKIQAVRLAVLAVLIYPLTTAYDLTGTAAAVLVTGLVSAPLGAVLAARLVEDDVTSFAAILAYPALGSAVMGAAAWTVREGVAATGLGSLVTFVATVLTGVAVYAAVMLALERRFQFGLSELLAQVKGAAG
- a CDS encoding Gfo/Idh/MocA family protein, which encodes MLDVALIGTGEPDAPGRDGFAMAYRHARAYARLDECRLTACADIVPENARRFADEFGVPDEHVFEDYEAMLAAVEPDVVSVCVPPGVHADIVVGCAESGHVRAVHCEKPMADTWGDCRRMAEVCEREGVQLTINHQLRFGRPFRRAKELLDAGAVGDLRRVEWSREHLFDAGTHAFDLSNYYVDAPVEWVLGNVDYREENRWFGAHNENQAVVQWRYENGVYGLAATGVGREFVGCYLRLVGSEGVLELHDDADLPTLRMRTDGGDWRAVDVGGAGVYRPQTGRLGVARKALAARLPERLPGRESLRRLLVEPRYLDLAVEDVVDSLREDREPELHAGGALAAEELIFAAWESSRRRGRIDLPLDIEDNPLAAMVEAGDLLVTPEP
- a CDS encoding sugar phosphate isomerase/epimerase family protein, with amino-acid sequence MTRPAIQLYSLRDLDEPLQDVIRRVADVGFEGIEFATRFEDADVEAVADAIAQTGVEPVGAHIGLDAIEADPAEVARRYSMVGCDRLVIPHLPLAHYRTPDRVRTLARRLDALGARLAEHDAQLVYHNQVHDFLPVVRPGALGRLLTAVNPRAAGNSKPRTAVGLLGDRLYSKYASYPRDVDVERTAFGHLVATTDPETLQFEVDVGSVVAAGYDPREVLEYVGTRAPLVHVKDVAVDGRPGPLSDMESVEPGTGLLDIPAAVEAAEDIGAEWVVYEQDSPADPITTLRNGADALARATGVARLG
- a CDS encoding glycosyltransferase family 2 protein, with the translated sequence MSVLQSRPDHQADDDAPARPLPANDDDAIERVVEFAPATAVSCSVVVVTYGTDREDVRALLAALDRQTTDDFEVLVVDNGTDWPVVNVAGQYDSVRTYAEAVENLGVTRGRNVGARLATADVVTFLDDDAVPAPDFVASHLREHRENDLFAVRGRVHPATDCVYNRLQSHYDLGDEPAPYYLNIEGNCSVDREAFLELGGFSERLTGRAGHEGIELTYRAVRAGYDREAIRYSPDPVIYHDNAVSFGQYLHKRRYRRRYATDIRDLHPDVFDFTRSYETPGSEREDDATGGLSDRVHELAVLGVVKVVLTLRD
- a CDS encoding glycosyltransferase family 39 protein, producing MRWHRTVATVPHGLVAILLVGAALRFYGLGAEALWTDELITVEFVRAYSPLELFVAIPLNQPHLPLYYVILDLWAAIGGFSATWLRLLSAVFSVLAIPVMYRVGRDLFDHTAGIVSALLFALTQFQVYYAQEVRMYSLVALLSLVSLSLYVRLLGRGGRWRAAGYALATIALAYTHPFGVLVAFAEGLYVLAALRAGTVRLDRPHLGAAAAVTLAILPLLAGLVYKLASFGGASALPYIPPPTPAVVFAVFTGYFAETSIEAAVAFVALLTGGLLVLGVTDGRVTEALDSNPATALGTLADRLSPTDDHGVHLLAVWVLATFFLPIVVSYLLLPVFWPRYTLPAALGFYLLVGRGVTRVRRSHLQVGLVVLLVVAVAPTTAFELTTDTKEQWDEATADIESRADPGALVLVSDLITERGVEHYRTRSDIQVEGVTAAGSGTGRDPVTDAELERTLAGHDEVWLVLSHTNERSDERLKAAVSDGRVLKYERNYVGIEVYRYERPDDGG
- a CDS encoding glycosyltransferase; translated protein: MTAQLTGAPARTDERQTTDTLFVSVIVPVYNDPEGVRVTLESLTEQTYGNYEIIVVDNRSTDDTRDVAAEFADRFDTVTVLDERREQSSYAARVRGIRYASGDVFAFIDADMTVERNWLDAAIERMDDDGLDYMACNVQLYTPGEESLVGKYNRLNGFPIDRYISTFHFAPTCCLFVRREVIETVGPFDTRFVSSGDREFGHRVHAAGFDLGYAEDVPMYHPTRTTLSALVKKAVRIGRGKQQLRQYYPERYGNPALIVFYPGLYSPTPPGRLGDVFRGWDRLDTSEKVAFYFLTYGLKLTNAYGTVRETVERFLGLD